A stretch of the Porifericola rhodea genome encodes the following:
- a CDS encoding hybrid sensor histidine kinase/response regulator transcription factor: MKSVAFVVLVLVSGVAGYAQELADKLTFYLLDTESGLSNNTINSIVQDSVGFIWVGTTEGLNRYDGRNFITHKKDLHDSLSLSYNFIQKMHTTAQEIWIPTDGGLYVYDINKESYRHFNEDNGMLGNSVNSVIEGPDGQMIMGVYRSGLHFLMPDGSFEYLKYDKNSTKGLSSNEISSLELEGDSILWVGTFDAGLNKIRLKDWSVEQILLKNNESALASAIYELQTDRSGNLWIGSGSGLFVITAAGDTLSLGTESKPEHGLSDDEVLCFEEDERGNMWIGTRNGGLNILNINSFLEQNSRLLCQWYLPQDDGQSVYNRTVSTILQDRSGNMWLGTSTGLNFVNPSGEKIIRITRNSAQENTLSHNRISALEHAEQGKIWVGTDGGGLDLYDPFSGDIQHFIHDDANPYSLSNDYILSLLRDSRGRLWAGTYQGGINRLDTASGHFSHYLQGDIQEGSDVRCITEDSDGNIWVGTNRGGLYLYLEESDSFTHIDTLAYIDIRDIIQAEDGGLWLATFGSGIYYYHPKKDSIRTYNSDNTPGLTSNVIFNLIQLQEDAIWAGTRYGGLVRLNINNGTAKAFTEKDGLSNNTINSIITKEDEAIWLGTARGITRFCLGSEEYEMVTLKNLQYDEFNVGSALLCDRSRLYFGSNKGLITFHADKVLQQDKTYPLVLTQLKLFNEKVAVEKGSESLLDQALFSKDTLVFNYDQTLFSIDFNALRYPTSDDVSYSYILENYDDQWIDGGNAGTANFSNVPPGEYIFKVKTNHGGGETPQQSKALSIIINPPFWQTWPAYFLYIFTIVAILYGAVRYYGDRIRLKNSLLFERRQRELEHDINEERLRFFTSFSHELKTPLTLILAPIEDMVNNKSLSAHSKALQMVHKNAQFLLQLINKLLELRKSETGLNQLDTSKNDICLLLKNWTESYQTLANHKKIKLSFHSSEERLFIFLDEEKMHIIINNLLSNALKFTPKGGEVKVSLSKESSQLIIKIQDTGIGISEAEQADIFNWYFSASHVKKLQGTGIGLALSKKLVELHHGSIMVSSQPNQGSTFTISLPTEGEEYSLPLDLQEADISLSDQSYLLPEGIEQMSTDVYEQSIIHTSEQRKCILLVDDNPDVIQYLKGLLAEEYHIISAPDGEAGLEKARKYIPDLIISDIMMPGKDGIDLCKALKASAESSHIPLILLSAKGGIESHKAGFEEGADAYITKPFNSQLLLIRISNLFKQREQLKQYFGSPQQKSQKEPDSPLFRREKKFLEDLEKAILTQLESDNANVEDISQQMGMSRTSLYRKLKSISGKNINEYIRMVKLNKAYKLIQDEGLSVSQAAFNVGFSNQKYFRKLFKEQFGKLPSQLSEFEGKG, from the coding sequence ATGAAATCGGTAGCGTTTGTTGTGTTGGTGTTGGTCTCTGGTGTAGCAGGCTATGCTCAGGAGTTGGCAGATAAGCTTACCTTCTACCTACTGGATACAGAAAGTGGTTTGTCTAACAATACCATTAATAGTATTGTGCAAGATAGTGTAGGCTTTATCTGGGTGGGCACTACCGAAGGACTTAACCGATACGATGGACGTAACTTTATCACACACAAAAAAGACCTGCACGATAGCTTGTCTCTTTCTTACAACTTTATTCAGAAGATGCACACCACCGCGCAAGAAATCTGGATACCTACCGATGGAGGCTTGTATGTGTATGACATAAATAAAGAAAGCTACCGCCACTTCAATGAGGACAATGGCATGCTTGGCAATAGTGTGAATTCGGTAATTGAAGGCCCTGATGGACAGATGATCATGGGCGTTTACCGTAGTGGGTTACACTTTCTGATGCCTGATGGCAGCTTTGAATATCTGAAATATGACAAAAACTCTACAAAGGGGCTATCTTCCAATGAAATTTCCAGTCTGGAGCTGGAAGGTGATTCTATACTATGGGTAGGCACCTTTGATGCGGGGCTTAACAAAATAAGGCTGAAAGACTGGTCTGTAGAACAAATCTTACTTAAAAACAATGAATCTGCTTTAGCCAGCGCTATTTACGAGCTCCAGACTGACCGCTCTGGCAATCTGTGGATAGGCAGCGGAAGTGGGCTGTTTGTCATTACAGCGGCTGGAGATACGCTCTCACTGGGTACTGAGTCCAAGCCAGAGCATGGACTCAGTGATGATGAGGTGCTATGTTTTGAAGAAGATGAGCGAGGGAACATGTGGATTGGCACACGAAACGGAGGGCTCAATATTCTCAATATCAATAGTTTTTTAGAGCAAAACTCTCGCTTGCTTTGTCAGTGGTACCTTCCTCAGGATGATGGGCAAAGTGTGTATAACCGTACTGTTTCTACTATTTTACAAGACCGTAGCGGAAATATGTGGCTGGGTACCAGTACCGGCTTAAATTTTGTCAACCCCAGTGGAGAGAAGATCATCAGAATTACCCGTAATTCCGCTCAGGAAAACACCTTAAGCCATAACCGGATTAGTGCGCTAGAACATGCTGAGCAGGGTAAAATCTGGGTAGGCACCGATGGTGGAGGCTTAGATCTTTACGACCCTTTTAGCGGTGATATTCAACACTTTATTCATGATGATGCTAACCCTTACAGTTTAAGCAACGACTATATTCTTTCTCTTTTGAGAGACAGCCGGGGAAGGCTGTGGGCAGGCACCTACCAGGGGGGCATCAACCGATTGGATACGGCAAGCGGCCACTTTTCGCATTATTTACAGGGTGATATTCAAGAAGGTAGTGATGTACGTTGCATTACTGAAGACTCCGATGGTAATATTTGGGTGGGTACCAATCGTGGCGGCCTTTACCTCTACCTTGAAGAAAGTGATAGCTTTACTCACATAGACACCCTGGCCTATATTGATATCAGAGACATTATTCAGGCAGAAGATGGTGGGCTCTGGCTGGCAACTTTCGGTTCAGGAATCTACTACTATCATCCAAAAAAAGACAGCATCAGAACTTACAACTCTGATAATACCCCCGGCCTCACCAGCAATGTAATTTTTAATCTTATACAGCTACAAGAAGACGCAATATGGGCAGGCACTCGCTACGGTGGACTTGTCAGGCTAAATATTAATAATGGTACAGCTAAAGCCTTTACTGAAAAAGACGGACTTAGTAACAACACCATTAACAGCATTATTACAAAGGAAGATGAGGCTATATGGCTGGGTACAGCCAGAGGAATTACCCGCTTTTGCCTTGGTAGTGAAGAATATGAGATGGTTACGCTCAAAAACCTTCAATATGATGAGTTTAATGTAGGGTCAGCACTCCTTTGCGACAGGTCCAGACTGTATTTCGGTAGCAATAAGGGGCTAATTACTTTTCATGCTGATAAGGTTCTCCAACAGGATAAAACCTATCCTCTGGTATTAACACAACTCAAACTGTTTAACGAAAAAGTAGCAGTAGAAAAAGGGTCGGAGAGCCTCTTAGACCAGGCACTTTTTAGCAAGGATACACTTGTCTTTAATTACGATCAGACGTTATTCTCTATAGACTTTAATGCGCTACGCTACCCCACTTCAGATGATGTAAGCTACTCATACATACTGGAAAACTATGATGATCAATGGATAGATGGGGGAAATGCAGGTACTGCAAATTTTAGTAATGTACCTCCAGGGGAGTATATTTTTAAAGTAAAAACAAATCATGGAGGAGGAGAAACACCTCAGCAAAGTAAAGCCTTAAGTATCATTATAAACCCACCTTTTTGGCAAACCTGGCCGGCATACTTTCTCTATATTTTCACGATAGTTGCTATTTTATATGGTGCCGTACGCTATTATGGTGATAGAATACGCCTTAAAAACTCACTTTTGTTTGAGCGCAGACAAAGGGAACTGGAACACGATATCAATGAAGAACGTCTCCGCTTCTTTACCAGTTTTTCTCATGAGTTAAAAACACCACTTACACTTATTCTGGCTCCGATAGAAGATATGGTGAACAACAAAAGCCTTTCTGCCCACAGTAAAGCACTGCAAATGGTGCATAAAAACGCACAGTTTCTCTTACAGCTCATTAACAAATTGCTGGAGCTTAGAAAATCAGAAACCGGACTAAACCAGCTTGATACTAGTAAAAACGATATTTGCCTGCTGTTAAAAAACTGGACAGAGAGCTATCAGACGCTGGCAAATCATAAAAAAATAAAGCTAAGTTTTCACTCTAGCGAAGAGCGTTTATTCATCTTCTTGGATGAAGAAAAAATGCATATAATTATCAACAACCTGCTTTCAAATGCTTTAAAATTCACTCCAAAAGGAGGCGAGGTAAAAGTGAGCTTATCAAAAGAAAGCTCACAACTAATTATCAAAATTCAGGATACTGGCATTGGCATTTCTGAAGCGGAACAGGCCGATATTTTTAATTGGTATTTTAGTGCAAGTCATGTAAAAAAGTTGCAAGGCACCGGAATTGGCCTGGCTCTTTCTAAAAAACTTGTAGAGCTACACCATGGCAGTATCATGGTGAGTAGCCAACCTAATCAGGGAAGCACTTTTACCATCTCCTTACCTACAGAAGGTGAAGAATACAGCCTTCCTTTAGACTTGCAAGAAGCAGATATTTCGCTTTCTGATCAGTCGTACCTGCTTCCGGAAGGTATTGAGCAGATGTCTACTGACGTCTACGAGCAAAGTATAATTCACACTTCTGAGCAAAGAAAATGCATACTGCTGGTAGACGATAATCCTGATGTGATTCAGTACCTTAAAGGTTTGCTCGCTGAAGAATACCACATTATAAGTGCTCCCGATGGAGAAGCAGGCTTGGAAAAAGCTCGAAAATACATACCTGACCTGATTATCTCAGACATAATGATGCCTGGGAAAGATGGCATTGACCTGTGCAAAGCGCTTAAAGCTTCCGCCGAAAGCTCGCACATCCCTCTGATTCTATTATCTGCTAAAGGAGGGATAGAATCGCATAAAGCGGGTTTTGAGGAAGGTGCCGACGCATACATTACCAAACCTTTTAACAGCCAGCTATTACTGATTAGAATTAGCAACCTGTTTAAACAAAGAGAGCAGCTCAAGCAGTATTTTGGCAGCCCACAGCAAAAAAGTCAAAAAGAGCCAGACTCACCACTATTTAGAAGAGAGAAGAAGTTTTTAGAAGACCTGGAAAAAGCCATACTCACACAACTTGAGAGTGACAATGCAAATGTAGAAGATATTTCTCAGCAGATGGGAATGAGCCGTACATCGCTTTACCGTAAACTCAAGTCTATAAGCGGCAAAAACATCAATGAATATATACGTATGGTTAAGCTGAACAAGGCCTATAAACTCATTCAGGATGAAGGTCTTTCTGTATCTCAGGCAGCGTTTAACGTAGGGTTCAGCAATCAGAAATATTTTAGAAAGTTGTTCAAAGAGCAATTTGGCAAGCTTCCCTCCCAACTCTCAGAATTTGAAGGAAAAGGCTAA
- a CDS encoding SDR family oxidoreductase, which produces MNHILIAGATGYLGSHLLRELQNRNADFKALARNDDKLRTLGLKQEQMLICQLTHPETIYNRLTGIDTIISTIGITRQKDGLSYMDVDYQANMNLLVEARRAGVGKFVYVAALNGQQLRHLKIMEAKEKFVDALKSSGIDYCIIRPNGFFSDMKDFLQMASTGKVYLFGHGNYKLNPIHGKDLARVIMDAVTQPIHELEVGGPEIITQNEIARQALNCLSSKGKIIHVPDLFRKALITLMKAFTSSRTYGPYEFFLTMMSQHNIAPCYGQHKLHAFFEQQAKMMKKE; this is translated from the coding sequence ATGAATCATATTCTGATTGCAGGAGCTACAGGCTACCTAGGAAGTCACTTATTAAGAGAGCTGCAAAATAGAAACGCTGATTTTAAAGCTTTGGCCAGAAACGATGATAAATTAAGAACATTAGGCCTCAAGCAAGAGCAGATGCTTATTTGCCAGCTTACCCACCCTGAGACAATTTACAACCGGCTGACTGGTATAGATACAATAATCTCTACCATTGGTATTACCAGACAAAAAGATGGTCTCAGCTACATGGATGTAGATTATCAGGCCAATATGAACCTGCTCGTAGAGGCCAGACGCGCAGGTGTGGGTAAATTTGTTTACGTAGCCGCATTAAACGGACAGCAACTGAGGCACCTCAAAATAATGGAAGCGAAAGAGAAGTTTGTGGATGCTCTTAAATCTTCTGGTATAGACTATTGTATTATTCGCCCTAATGGCTTCTTTTCTGATATGAAGGACTTTTTGCAAATGGCTAGCACTGGAAAGGTTTACCTCTTCGGACATGGCAACTATAAGCTTAACCCTATTCATGGCAAGGATCTGGCAAGAGTGATTATGGATGCTGTTACCCAACCTATACATGAGCTTGAAGTAGGTGGCCCAGAAATTATTACCCAGAATGAAATTGCCAGGCAGGCACTTAATTGCTTAAGTAGTAAAGGTAAGATAATACATGTGCCAGATTTATTTCGTAAGGCACTTATTACACTAATGAAAGCTTTTACTTCTTCAAGAACATATGGCCCATATGAGTTTTTTCTGACTATGATGAGTCAGCATAATATTGCTCCCTGCTATGGTCAGCACAAATTGCATGCATTTTTTGAACAACAAGCTAAAATGATGAAAAAAGAATAA
- a CDS encoding helix-turn-helix domain-containing protein — protein MPSNSINITQISHKVCSAGNTDNYVVCWVKNKVASININQEEYSQVSNSIFFFAPQVQWMIHPETDTGTCGYILYIAKEVLDHPLLSNLHINKVRIFNTGEIPLFKLTPGIEKRTQAILEMIDELLGSQLNHKDDAILSLLNTFFIYCDGRCNIKSIVTDNKTKTTIVYKFKKLVDENLSLYHEVADYARLLHISPKYLNECVKEILLVSAKSIIIEQLLIKSRHFLKFSDKSIKEISFELGFSSPEYFSSFFKTHSGSSPSSLRF, from the coding sequence ATGCCCAGCAATAGTATCAATATAACACAAATAAGCCACAAGGTTTGCTCAGCAGGTAATACTGATAACTACGTGGTGTGTTGGGTAAAAAATAAGGTGGCTTCTATTAATATTAATCAAGAAGAATACTCTCAGGTCTCAAATTCTATCTTCTTCTTCGCGCCACAGGTGCAATGGATGATACATCCTGAAACTGATACTGGCACTTGTGGCTATATCTTGTACATAGCAAAAGAAGTATTAGATCATCCGCTTTTAAGTAATTTACATATTAACAAAGTCAGAATATTTAATACCGGAGAAATTCCTTTATTTAAACTCACTCCCGGTATTGAAAAGAGAACCCAAGCCATTCTGGAAATGATTGATGAACTGCTGGGCTCTCAACTGAATCATAAAGATGACGCAATACTATCGCTCCTCAATACCTTTTTTATTTACTGCGATGGTAGGTGCAACATAAAGTCTATTGTAACGGACAATAAAACAAAAACTACCATAGTCTATAAGTTTAAAAAGCTGGTAGACGAAAATCTGTCTTTGTACCATGAGGTAGCAGACTATGCACGATTACTTCATATTTCGCCTAAGTACCTGAATGAATGTGTTAAAGAGATATTACTTGTTAGTGCAAAGAGCATTATTATAGAACAACTGCTTATCAAGTCCAGACATTTTCTGAAATTTTCTGATAAAAGCATCAAAGAGATCAGCTTTGAACTGGGCTTTTCCTCACCTGAATACTTTAGCTCATTTTTTAAGACTCACAGTGGCAGCAGTCCCTCTAGCCTTAGATTTTAA
- a CDS encoding cupin domain-containing protein, which translates to MMDRKKFIRTSGLGLGLTLVAGFARAINTHIKKVIQPKIVKNTEGSIFNVIGDVQTHKLTGKDTGNQIVEWVDNVEPGVGIPPHVHTKEDEIFRVVKGEVEIMVDGKTTILKEGDTAFAPKDIPHAWKVVGTETAKMITSAFPAGIEIMFEELAKLPPGPPDFEKVSQICEKQGIRFIQ; encoded by the coding sequence ATGATGGACAGGAAAAAATTTATCAGAACATCAGGCCTTGGGCTTGGCCTAACTTTAGTAGCTGGATTTGCCAGAGCCATTAATACTCATATCAAAAAGGTAATTCAGCCTAAGATTGTTAAAAATACTGAGGGATCCATTTTTAATGTTATCGGTGATGTACAAACCCATAAATTGACTGGTAAGGATACTGGTAACCAAATTGTGGAATGGGTAGACAATGTTGAACCTGGCGTGGGTATACCTCCGCATGTACATACTAAGGAGGATGAAATCTTTAGAGTGGTTAAAGGGGAAGTAGAAATTATGGTAGATGGAAAAACTACTATTTTAAAAGAAGGAGATACTGCCTTTGCTCCTAAGGATATACCTCACGCCTGGAAGGTGGTAGGTACAGAAACAGCGAAGATGATTACCTCCGCTTTTCCTGCTGGTATAGAGATAATGTTTGAAGAACTGGCTAAACTTCCTCCCGGACCTCCAGACTTTGAGAAAGTCTCTCAAATCTGTGAAAAGCAGGGCATTCGCTTCATTCAATAA